One genomic window of Evansella cellulosilytica DSM 2522 includes the following:
- a CDS encoding phosphatase PAP2 family protein: MNLRELEIEIIRFMTGLQQPFLDQIAWILTFLGNEEFYFIILPFVFWCLSKSFGIRLIYVFLLSVYINAWLKVIFAVTRPVGIEGLNINSLYVDSAEVGSRFPHDSFPSGHAQGSATLWGFIAYRLNKRAFWIFTIVLVFLISIARLYTGVHWPTDVLVGVLLAIGIIVTYHFVEKGITSLTDRTKLILSIVIPFIMVLLFNDSEGFAYSGFLLGTGIGYFLEKKYVKMVIPSAWIKKILAYIIGLAGLFGLQAGLKAIFPEGSAAFDGLRYALMGIWGLWGAPYLFTALKLYKKER; this comes from the coding sequence ATGAATTTGCGCGAATTAGAAATAGAGATTATTAGATTTATGACGGGGTTACAGCAACCATTTTTAGACCAGATTGCATGGATTTTAACGTTTCTTGGCAACGAGGAATTTTATTTTATTATATTACCATTTGTTTTTTGGTGTTTATCGAAGTCGTTTGGTATTCGTTTAATTTACGTATTTCTATTATCAGTTTATATTAATGCGTGGTTAAAAGTGATTTTTGCCGTAACAAGGCCTGTTGGTATAGAAGGACTCAATATTAACTCTTTATATGTTGATTCAGCTGAGGTTGGTTCTAGATTTCCTCATGATAGTTTTCCTAGTGGACATGCACAAGGCTCAGCTACTTTATGGGGGTTTATTGCATACCGATTAAATAAACGTGCTTTTTGGATATTTACAATCGTTCTTGTATTTCTTATTTCCATTGCTCGCTTATATACAGGTGTTCATTGGCCTACAGATGTCCTCGTAGGAGTCCTATTAGCGATTGGAATTATCGTTACATATCATTTCGTTGAAAAGGGAATTACAAGCCTTACAGATAGAACAAAACTGATATTATCGATTGTTATACCTTTTATCATGGTCTTATTATTTAATGATAGCGAAGGCTTCGCTTATAGTGGCTTCTTGTTAGGAACTGGAATTGGATATTTTCTTGAAAAGAAGTATGTGAAAATGGTAATACCTTCTGCTTGGATCAAAAAGATACTAGCATATATAATAGGTCTTGCTGGATTATTTGGCTTACAAGCTGGATTAAAAGCAATATTCCCAGAGGGGTCAGCAGCTTTTGATGGACTTCGATACGCTCTAATGGGTATATGGGGATTATGGGGAGCACCATACTTGTTTACTGCCTTGAAACTATACAAGAAAGAACGATAA
- a CDS encoding pyroglutamyl-peptidase I, with protein sequence MKIILTGFEPFGKLTTNPTMEIIAKSAKWNIDNVELNTFILPVVYDECASILIDKIKEMKPDYVISLGVAVGRGAITLERIGINIQDTVGEGELGDNLGEQPKDKLIDQNGPDGLFSTLPIRKMTDVLIKEGIPAQISNTAGTYICNNTLYSVLNVINNEKLSVKAGFIHVPASPNMVVKKPQIPSMSIELQEKAVKRLVEYCSEV encoded by the coding sequence GTGAAAATTATTTTAACTGGATTTGAGCCTTTTGGTAAATTAACTACAAACCCTACAATGGAGATTATTGCTAAAAGTGCAAAATGGAACATTGATAATGTAGAATTGAATACGTTCATTTTACCTGTTGTGTATGATGAATGTGCGTCCATTCTCATAGATAAAATAAAGGAGATGAAACCAGATTATGTCATTTCATTAGGTGTTGCTGTTGGAAGAGGAGCAATTACACTAGAAAGAATTGGCATTAATATTCAAGATACGGTAGGAGAAGGGGAGTTAGGCGATAATTTAGGAGAACAGCCAAAAGATAAACTCATCGACCAAAATGGTCCAGATGGCTTGTTTTCAACATTACCTATTCGAAAAATGACGGATGTGTTAATAAAAGAAGGGATACCAGCCCAAATATCAAATACTGCTGGTACGTATATTTGTAACAATACTTTATATAGTGTTTTAAATGTCATTAATAACGAAAAGTTGTCAGTAAAAGCTGGTTTTATCCACGTACCAGCGTCTCCAAATATGGTCGTGAAGAAACCACAAATACCGAGTATGTCTATAGAACTTCAAGAAAAAGCAGTTAAACGTCTTGTTGAATATTGTTCAGAAGTATAG
- a CDS encoding DUF1659 domain-containing protein: MAYLANTRLSLTFITGYNEEGEPIFKVKSFNNIEPSTENEQLFSTAAALASLQKYDVEKIERSNTYELVN, translated from the coding sequence ATGGCATATTTGGCAAATACTCGTTTATCTTTAACATTCATTACTGGCTATAACGAAGAAGGTGAGCCAATTTTTAAAGTAAAGAGCTTTAACAATATTGAGCCTTCTACGGAAAATGAACAACTATTTTCTACTGCTGCAGCTTTAGCATCTTTACAAAAATACGATGTTGAAAAAATCGAGCGTAGTAATACTTATGAACTCGTAAACTAA
- a CDS encoding DUF2922 domain-containing protein, producing the protein MSKRLELLFSNEAGRNVTISIDDPLEPVDSANVSKVMDDVILFNAFTTHEGSLVAKRGARIVERTVQDIEITSL; encoded by the coding sequence ATGTCTAAACGACTAGAGCTATTGTTTTCCAATGAAGCTGGGAGAAATGTCACCATTTCTATTGATGATCCGCTAGAGCCAGTAGATAGTGCCAATGTTTCAAAAGTAATGGACGATGTTATTTTATTCAATGCTTTTACAACGCACGAAGGCTCGCTTGTTGCCAAACGAGGAGCACGTATTGTAGAGAGAACTGTTCAAGATATTGAGATTACGTCACTATAA
- a CDS encoding YvrJ family protein has translation MDMWLSMLNEYGFPIIITFYLLHRIEKKLDKLNDSVLQLGNVRIGHNQYHHGTVHEKELGALQNSKTKTKQID, from the coding sequence ATGGATATGTGGCTTAGTATGCTCAACGAGTACGGCTTTCCTATAATCATTACATTCTACTTACTTCATAGAATAGAAAAGAAGTTAGACAAATTAAATGATTCTGTTCTACAGTTAGGTAATGTAAGGATAGGACATAACCAGTACCATCATGGCACAGTACACGAAAAAGAATTAGGAGCATTACAAAATTCTAAAACTAAAACTAAACAAATTGACTAG
- a CDS encoding Crp/Fnr family transcriptional regulator has product MIATSGSTKYTHLFENLPQNIKQLLILNGTELIAEKGTMLFNEGDSSDHIYYIQSGKIRLSKTSVQGKVFYMQVKKEYDFVGELTLYNGYNYHLNAEVVQDSVLFRFDRKTIEDLFFQHSDLAMYYMKWLAKENQTLLAQFRDLIFCGKEGAVYSILIRMSNEYGKKISNGILINRKVTNQELANFVGATRESINRILKRLINHNIISVNTKYITILNKQYLEEHLRCNHCPFDECHI; this is encoded by the coding sequence ATGATTGCAACTAGTGGATCTACAAAATATACACATTTATTTGAAAATTTACCTCAAAATATAAAACAATTATTGATATTAAATGGTACAGAATTAATTGCAGAAAAAGGTACGATGCTTTTTAATGAAGGGGATTCATCAGACCATATCTATTATATTCAATCAGGGAAAATTAGATTAAGCAAGACATCAGTTCAAGGAAAAGTATTTTATATGCAAGTAAAAAAAGAATATGACTTCGTTGGTGAATTAACGTTATATAACGGTTATAATTACCATTTGAATGCAGAAGTCGTGCAGGACTCAGTACTTTTTAGGTTTGATAGAAAAACGATTGAAGACCTATTTTTTCAGCATAGTGACTTAGCCATGTATTATATGAAATGGCTAGCTAAAGAAAACCAAACTTTATTGGCCCAGTTTAGAGATTTAATTTTTTGTGGTAAGGAGGGGGCTGTCTATTCAATATTAATTAGAATGAGTAATGAGTACGGAAAAAAAATAAGTAACGGGATATTAATTAATCGTAAAGTCACCAACCAAGAGCTAGCAAACTTCGTCGGCGCTACACGAGAGAGCATTAACCGGATATTAAAAAGGTTAATTAATCACAATATCATATCAGTTAATACAAAATATATAACAATACTGAACAAACAATATTTAGAAGAGCATTTACGATGTAACCACTGCCCCTTTGATGAATGTCATATATAA
- a CDS encoding TetR/AcrR family transcriptional regulator: MEQQNEMFMSTEDQILGAAIDLMEKRGFKAVTTKEIAAEAGFSEMTLFRRFGTKKKLLEAAVERYSYIIDMENIFQKYITYELEEDLMLVSKTYHRYMIQNQKIVLLAFQERNTYPMIAEKTAESPKILKDYLVRYFTEMQKREKIIAVDSEIQAMSFLWMNFGYFMSRYIAGESVSQVPLSTFIDESVKAFSRGIKKEAIIVY; this comes from the coding sequence ATGGAACAACAAAATGAGATGTTTATGTCCACCGAAGATCAGATTTTAGGAGCTGCCATTGATTTGATGGAGAAGAGAGGTTTTAAAGCAGTTACAACAAAAGAAATCGCTGCTGAAGCTGGATTTAGTGAAATGACTTTATTTCGTCGCTTTGGAACGAAAAAAAAGTTATTAGAAGCAGCTGTTGAAAGGTACTCATACATCATTGATATGGAAAACATCTTTCAAAAATATATTACTTATGAATTGGAAGAAGATCTTATGCTCGTCAGTAAGACCTACCATCGATATATGATACAAAATCAAAAAATTGTATTATTAGCATTTCAAGAAAGAAACACATATCCAATGATTGCTGAAAAAACTGCTGAAAGCCCAAAAATACTAAAAGACTATTTAGTGCGCTATTTTACAGAGATGCAAAAAAGAGAAAAAATCATTGCAGTCGATTCAGAGATTCAAGCTATGTCATTTCTATGGATGAACTTTGGTTATTTTATGTCCAGATATATAGCAGGCGAAAGTGTTTCACAAGTTCCCCTTTCAACATTTATTGATGAATCGGTTAAAGCTTTCTCTAGAGGAATAAAGAAAGAAGCTATTATCGTATATTAA
- a CDS encoding class I SAM-dependent methyltransferase, whose protein sequence is MNDYTNMLAAYGITEARPGGKKITNQILDDYPIKKNCLVLEIGCGIGDTASAIVKKFGAKVVALDSHPKMIEKAKNRHIESENIIFKNEDFLNATLPKKKAFDVVIAESVLSFTNLDSLLPKMYETLKDVGQLYCLEPIYLTGLKEHELEEYKRFYGFKSLLTMEEWKALFLKHGFTLKRVLKSEEIDQEDLYVYPELIVDDNLESKHSETLKKHQFFSEKYYPFFDSAYFILEKCSTKG, encoded by the coding sequence ATGAATGACTATACGAACATGCTTGCAGCCTATGGTATTACCGAGGCACGACCTGGAGGAAAAAAAATAACAAATCAAATTTTAGACGATTATCCAATAAAGAAAAATTGTTTAGTACTAGAAATTGGTTGTGGCATTGGTGATACTGCAAGTGCAATTGTTAAGAAGTTTGGTGCGAAGGTTGTTGCACTAGACTCCCACCCTAAAATGATTGAAAAGGCAAAAAATCGTCATATTGAATCAGAGAACATCATCTTTAAGAATGAGGACTTCTTAAATGCTACCTTACCAAAGAAAAAAGCTTTTGATGTAGTTATTGCAGAATCTGTTCTATCCTTTACTAACCTTGATTCACTATTACCGAAAATGTATGAAACCTTAAAAGATGTTGGTCAACTTTATTGTTTAGAACCAATATATTTAACTGGACTAAAGGAACATGAATTAGAGGAGTACAAGAGGTTTTACGGTTTTAAAAGCTTACTTACAATGGAAGAGTGGAAAGCTCTTTTCTTAAAACACGGATTTACTCTGAAACGCGTTTTAAAAAGTGAAGAAATTGATCAAGAAGACTTGTATGTATACCCAGAACTAATTGTAGACGATAATTTAGAAAGTAAGCATTCTGAAACATTGAAAAAGCATCAGTTTTTTTCAGAAAAATATTATCCATTTTTTGATTCCGCTTACTTTATCCTAGAAAAATGCTCTACCAAGGGATAA